In Macadamia integrifolia cultivar HAES 741 chromosome 5, SCU_Mint_v3, whole genome shotgun sequence, a single window of DNA contains:
- the LOC122078891 gene encoding glycine-rich cell wall structural protein 1.8-like, translated as MATQRLASILFFVLLGIGICSAARALLSHDEGAATGYGAGHGIGGGSGYGGGITGGYGGGGGGGSGGGGGYAAVGLKGADAYGTGAGSGSGEGSGYGAGGGHGGGSGGGGGGGGGSGGGGGGGAGSGGGSGHGAGSGSGGGAGYGAGGEHGGGYGGGGGSGGGGGAGYGAGGAGGAGYGSGGGEGAGGGAGYGAGGAGGGGFGGGGGSGGGGGTGYGAGGAGGSGYGSGGGEGGGAGYGAGGEHGGGYGGGSGGGGGAGGGHTGYKP; from the coding sequence ATGGCTACTCAGAGACTTGCTAGTATTCTCTTCTTTGTGTTATTGGGCATTGGCATATGTTCAGCTGCTAGAGCCCTCCTCAGTCACGATGAAGGAGCTGCCACTGGTTATGGCGCCGGCCATGGCATTGGTGGTGGCTCTGGGTATGGAGGAGGAATTACAGGAGGATatggtggtggcggtggaggGGGctctggtggtggtggtgggtatGCAGCAGTAGGGCTGAAGGGTGCTGACGCCTATGGTACTGGTGCGGGAAGTGGCAGCGGTGAAGGTTCTGGTTATGGTGCTGGTGGAGGACATGGAGGTGGctctggtggtggtggcggtggtggtggtggtagtgggggtggtggtggaggtggtgctGGTAGTGGTGGCGGTAGTGGCCATGGAGCTGGcagtggtagtggtggtggtgctggaTATGGTGCTGGAGGAGAACATGGTGGAGGCTATGGTGGAGGCGGTGGTagtggaggaggaggtggtgcgGGCTATGGTGCAGGAGGAGCTGGAGGAGCAGGCTATGGCAGCGGTGGTGGGGAAGGAGCTGGTGGTGGAGCTGGCTATGGTGCAGGAGGTGCTGGCGGTGGAGGCtttggtggtggcggtggtagCGGAGGAGGAGGTGGCACGGGCTATGGTGCAGGGGGAGCTGGAGGATCAGGCTATGGAAGCGGCGGTGGTGAAGGAGGCGGTGCTGGCTATGGAGCTGGTGGAGAACATGGCGGGGGATACGGAGGTGGcagcggtggcggtggcggtgccGGCGGCGGTCACACTGGCTACAAGCCATGA
- the LOC122078892 gene encoding glycine-rich cell wall structural protein 1.8-like has protein sequence MATHRVFSVLFFALMGLGICSAARVLLTFEEGTGSSYGTGHGIGGGAGYGAVGDHGAVGYGGGGGSGIGGGYGAGGEHGGGYGGGSGSGGGGGGAYGAGGEYGGGYGSGGGGGSGAGGEHGGGYGGGGGHGGGIGYGAGGEHGDGYGGGEGAGSGAGGDHGGGGGGGGSGGGGGIGYGSGGAYGGGYGSGGGSGGGIGGGGGGGGGGGGGAGGARGYGGGSGGGGGGGHGGGYPNIP, from the coding sequence ATGGCTACTCACAGGGTTTTTAGtgtcctcttctttgctttaatGGGCTTAGGCATATGCTCTGCCGCCAGGGTCCTCCTCACTTTTGAGGAAGGAACTGGTTCTAGCTATGGCACTGGCCATGGCATTGGTGGTGGCGCTGGCTATGGAGCAGTAGGGGACCATGGTGCTGTgggatatggtggtggaggtggaagCGGCATTGGTGGTGGCTATGGAGCTGGTGGAGAACATGGCGGTGGTTATGGAGGCGGCAGCggtagtggtggtggcggtggtggtgccTATGGAGCTGGAGGAGAGTATGGTGGTGGCTATGGAAGTGGAGGTGGCGGTGGTAGCGGTGCTGGAGGAGAACATGGTGGTGGttatggtggaggtggtggtcaTGGTGGTGGAATTGGTTATGGTGCTGGTGGGGAACATGGTGATGGTTATGGCGGCGGTGAAGGAGCAGGCAGTGGCGCTGGTGGAGaccatggtggtggtggtggtggtggtggtagtggagGTGGTGGCGGCATTGGTTATGGTTCAGGGGGAGCGTATGGAGGTGGCTATGGTAGCGGTGGAGGATCTGGCGGAGGCattggtggtggaggtggaggtggaggtggaggtggaggtggagctGGTGGTGCCAGAGGATATGGTGGCGGTTctgggggtggtggtggaggtggccATGGTGGTGGCTACCCCAACATCCCATGA